A genomic segment from Oncorhynchus clarkii lewisi isolate Uvic-CL-2024 chromosome 12, UVic_Ocla_1.0, whole genome shotgun sequence encodes:
- the LOC139421589 gene encoding medium-chain acyl-CoA ligase ACSF2, mitochondrial-like, giving the protein MSAVWISSSLLRSRATHLRQLSVFSRRAVLQPLQVVSSLQKTWTPGNPTWCCRSLHVDSPPMVPGQSFSYVHGASSVSLLGQTVGQSLQAAADRWPHREALVFLQDGVRKTFSQFQQDVDQAAAGLLALGLKRGDRLGVWGPNTYHWILFQFATAKAGIILVSINPAYQLKELEFTLGKVQCKAVVCPTQFKTQRFCDTLRQICPEMDTAESGVFRSSRLPDLRMVIVTDSRQTGTVHVEDVMQAGSRQHHQELQDLQTKLSFDDPINIQFTSGTTGNPKGATLSHHNIVNNAYFVGLRLGFNWKPIRACVPVPLYHCMGSVLGAMCLALHGITLVFPSAGYDSRANLEAIQNERCNFLYGTPTMYIDMLGQPDLHNYDLSSVESGFMSGSLCPPEVMRKLRTDMNVKDMIIGYGTTENSPVTFLGFLRDNEELKNETVGCILNHTEAKVVDVSSGEVVPLGDPGELLIRAYSVMLEYWDDPDKTSEAIAKDRWYRTGDIASLDRFGYCRIVGRIKDMIIRGGENIYPAEIEKFLHTHPNVQEAQVIGVRDERLGEQVCACIRLKEGLDCSREEIRDFCKGQISHFKIPHYVVFVDSYPLTASGKIQKNKLREEMEKKLGL; this is encoded by the exons ATGTCAGCGGTGTGGATCAGCTCCTCGCTACTGAGGTCCAGGGCAACTCACCTCAGACAGCTCAGTGTGTTCTCTAGAAGGGCTGTGTTACAACCTCTACAGGTGGTCTCCTCACTACAGAAGACATGGACACCTGGGAACCCAACCTGGTGCTGTAG ATCCCTCCATGTGGACAGTCCCCCCATGGTCCCAGGGCAGAGCTTCAGCTACGTCCATGGGGCCTCCTCAGTGTCCCTGCTGGGCCAGACGGTGGGTCAGAGTTTGCAGGCGGCAGCTGACCGCTGGCCCCACAGAGAGGCCCTGGTGTTCCTGCAGGATGGAGTCCGTAAGACCTTCTCCCAGTTTCAGCAGGAC GTTGACCAGGCCGCTGCAGGTCTCCTGGCCCTGGGTCTGAAGAGAGGGGACAGACTAGGAGTCTGGGGGCCCAACACATACCACTGGATCCTGTTTCAGTTCGCCACTGCCAAGGCTGGCATCATACTG GTGTCGATAAACCCAGCCTATCAGCTGAAGGAGCTGGAGTTCACCCTGGGGAAG gtgCAGTGTAAAGCTGTGGTGTGTCCCACCCAGTTTAAGACCCAGAGGTTCTGTGACACGCTGAGACAGATCTGCCCAGAGATGGACACAGCAGAGTCAGGGGTCTTCAGGAGCTCCAG ACTACCAGACCTGCGTATGGTGATTgtgacagacagcagacagacagggactgtACATGTAGAGGATGTGATGCAGGCTGGAAGCAGACAGCACCACCAGGAGCTGCAGGACCTGCAGACCAAACTGTCCTTCGACGACCCCATCAACATACAGTTCACATCC GGAACAACAGGAAATCCTAAAGGTGCCACCCTCTCCCACCACAACATCGTCAACAACGCTTATTTTGTGGGTCTTCGTCTGGGATTCAACTGGAAG CCTATAAGAGCGTGTGTTCCTGTTCCCCTGTACCACTGCATGGGCTCAGTGTTAGGAGCGATGTGTTTGGCACTGCATGGCATCACCCTGGTCTTCCCCTCTGCTGGGTACGACAGCCGTGCCAACCTGGAGGCCATTCAGAATGAAAG GTGTAATTTCCTCTACGGCACTCCTACCATGTACATTGACATGCTTGGACAGCCTGACCTACACAACTATGACCTGTCATCAGTTGAATCTG GGTTTATGAGTGGGTCTCTTTGTCCTCCTGAAGTCATGAGGAAACTCAGAACTGATATGAATGTCAAGGATATGATA ATAGGCTATGGGACCACAGAGAACAGCCCTGTAACATTCCTTGGTTTCCTGCGAGACAACGAGGAACTGAAGAACGAGACGGTGGGATGTATCCTGAACCACACTGAG GCGAAGGTGGTGGATGTGTCCTCTGGAGAGGTGGTTCCTCTGGGGGATCCAGGAGAGCTGCTGATCAGAGCTTACTCTGTTATGCTGGAGTACTGGGACGACCCAGACAAGACCAGTGAGGCTATCGCCAAAGACCGCTGGTACAGAACCGG TGACATAGCCAGTCTGGACAGGTTTGGGTACTGCCGTATAGTGGGACGTATAAAGGACATGATTATACGTGGAGGAGAGAACATCTACCCTGCTGAGATAGAGAAGTTCCTTCACACCCATCCCAACGTACAGGAGGCCCAG gtGATTGGCGTGAGAGATGAGAGGTTGGGGGAACAGGTGTGTGCCTGTATCAGACTGAAGGAGGGACTGGACTGTAgcagagaggagatcagagacttCTGCAAGGGACAg ATTTCTCACTTCAAGATCCCCCACTATGTGGTGTTTGTGGACAGCTATCCACTGACTGCCTCTGGAAAG ATCCAGAAGAATAaactgagggaggagatggagaagaagcTGGGTCTGTGA